From a single Dermacentor albipictus isolate Rhodes 1998 colony unplaced genomic scaffold, USDA_Dalb.pri_finalv2 scaffold_33, whole genome shotgun sequence genomic region:
- the LOC135914538 gene encoding uncharacterized protein, translated as MEFLKPPEPLRLSGDIAKQWKLFKQKFELFLAASVPRDKPRDDSTKTALLLSLGGEDVLEIYNNFTFTEDAERMDYATVIKKFDEYCAAQVNEIHERYLFRRRVQAEGEPFEPFARDLRHLAKSCNFGVMENSMIRDQIVFGTSDDKVRQKLLRDKELTLTKAEQVCKSAELSDAQNQLWAREQRQVDHIQARPKETVASPVFKCSRCGREHGLRNCPAFGRTCRRCGGKNHFAVQCKSNRQVAEVNADEDFTILNVSVDTVKSHRDWVVEALVGSKRINLKVDTGAQANLLPYGMYRALQPAAQIRESNAVLRSYRGGIIKHFGVARLKVTVGKTATEVDFFLVKKGRAIIGLEASERLGLFVRSVDAMTTKGTTEFMQEYNDVFTGTGCLQRLHKMVLRQDAVPTVQMARRVPLALLKPLRAELDRMLKAGIIAKVEEPTDWESSSCCQTCCRVPL; from the exons ATGGAATTCTTAAAGCCTCCTGAACCGTTACGCCTGAGTGGCGACATTGCCAAACAATGGAAGCTTTTTAAGCAAAAATTCGAGCTTTTCCTAGCAGCCTCGGTGCCAAGAGACAAGCCTCGGGATGATAGCACGAAGACTGCCCTACTGCTCAGTTTGGGAGGTGAAGATGTGTTGGAAATCTACAACAACTTCACTTTCACTGAAGACGCCGAAAGAATGGACTATGCGACCGTCATCAAGAAATTCGATGAGTACTGCGCAGCGCAGGTGAATGAAATACATGAGCGGTACCTATTTCGAAGACGAGTCCAAGCAGAAGGTGAGCCCTTTGAACCATTCGCAAGGGACCTGAGGCACCTGGCGAAATCGTGCAACTTCGGCGTAATGGAAAATTCAATGATCCGTGACCAAATTGTATTTGGAACGAGCGACGACAAAGTGCGCCAGAAGCTGCTAAGAGACAAGGAATTGACACTGACGAAAGCTGAGCAGGTGTGCAAATCCGCCGAGTTGTCAGATGCACAAAATCAACTTTGGGCACGGGAACAGCGCCAAGTTGACCATATCCAAGCAAGGCCAAAGGAAACTGTTGCATCCCCAGTATTTAAATGCAGTAGGTGTGGTCGGGAGCACGGCTTGAGGAATTGTCCGGCGTTTGGACGCACCTGTAGACGATGCGGAGGCAAGAACCATTTTGCGGTGCAATGCAAGAGCAACAGGCAAGTGGCAGAAGTCAACGCCGACGAAGACTTCACGATTCTCAACGTATCGGTAGATACTGTCAAAAGCCATCGTGACTGGGTAGTAGAAGCACTAGTCGGCAGCAAGCGCATCAACTTGAAAGTGGACACCGGCGCACAAGCGAACCTTCTGCCGTATGGTATGTACCGCGCATTACAGCCCGCGGCACAAATAAGAGAAAGTAATGCAGTGCTACGCTCCTATAGGGGAGGAATCATCAAGCACTTCGGGGTAGCCAGATTGAAGGTCACAGTTGGCAAGACGGCGACTGAAGTCGACTTCTTCCTTGTAAAGAAGGGGCGCGCGATTATTGGTCTCGAAGCAAGCGAGCGCCTGGGGCTCTTCGTCAGGTCGGTTGATGCAATGACGACAAAGGGAACTACAGAGTTCATGCAGGAATACAACGACGTCTTCACCGGCACCGGATGCCTTCAGCGGCTGCACAAAATGGTGTTGCGACAAGACGCCGTACCTACGGTCCAGATGGCTAGACGAGTACCCCTGGCGCTGCTGAAACCACTGCGGGCTGAACTCGACCGGATGCTCAAGGCAGGCATCATTGCCAAGGTGGAAGAGCCAACAGACTGG GAAAGCAGTTCGTGCTGCCAGACCTGCTGTCGCGTGCCTCTGTAG